Proteins from one Bacteroidota bacterium genomic window:
- a CDS encoding dipeptidase — MEFIKNYIETNKENLLNELLEVLRIPSVSADSKHKPDMERTAKWLADKLKIAGADNVEVCETKGHPIVYGEKIIDNNLPTVLVYGHYDVQPPDPMDLWNSPPFEPVVKDGKIYARGACDDKGQVYMHVKAFEAMMKNNAVPCNIKFLIEGEEEVGSEHLGEFIRTYTDKLSCDVILISDTSIVANDVPSISVGLRGLAYMEIEVTGPNRDLHSGVYGGGVANPINTICDMISSLIDKDGHITIEGFYDDVEEVSDDERKEMAKEPFDLSQYKKDLGIDEVKGEKGYSTLERVSIRPTLDVNGIWGGYMGEGSKTVLPSKASAKISMRLVPNQSSEKIAALFEKHIKKITPPYVHVKVISHHGGEPVVVPLDFPPMKAAMQAMEKTFGITPIPTREGGSIPIVKLFEDVLGAKSILMGFGLNSDAIHSPNENYGLFNYYKGIETIPWFFHYYAGKN, encoded by the coding sequence ATGGAATTTATTAAGAATTATATTGAAACCAACAAAGAAAATTTGTTGAATGAATTATTAGAAGTGCTGCGCATTCCTTCTGTGAGTGCAGATTCAAAACACAAACCGGATATGGAACGCACAGCAAAATGGTTGGCGGATAAATTAAAAATTGCAGGTGCAGATAATGTGGAAGTATGCGAAACAAAAGGACATCCGATTGTATATGGAGAAAAAATTATAGATAACAATTTACCTACAGTTTTAGTATATGGACATTATGATGTGCAGCCACCTGACCCAATGGATTTATGGAACTCACCACCTTTCGAACCAGTGGTAAAAGATGGAAAAATATATGCTCGTGGTGCATGTGATGATAAAGGACAAGTGTATATGCATGTAAAAGCATTTGAAGCAATGATGAAAAATAATGCGGTGCCTTGTAATATTAAATTTTTAATTGAAGGCGAAGAAGAAGTGGGTTCAGAACATCTCGGTGAATTTATTCGCACATACACTGATAAATTATCTTGTGATGTAATTCTTATTTCCGATACTTCGATTGTTGCGAATGATGTGCCTTCCATTTCAGTTGGCTTGCGTGGACTTGCCTATATGGAAATAGAAGTTACCGGTCCTAATCGTGATTTACATAGTGGTGTATATGGTGGTGGAGTTGCAAATCCAATCAATACAATTTGCGATATGATTTCTTCTTTAATTGATAAAGATGGACATATAACTATAGAAGGATTTTACGATGATGTAGAAGAAGTGAGTGATGATGAACGCAAAGAAATGGCGAAGGAGCCTTTTGATTTATCGCAGTACAAAAAAGATTTAGGTATAGATGAAGTGAAAGGTGAAAAAGGATATAGCACATTGGAAAGAGTTTCTATCCGACCAACATTAGATGTGAATGGAATTTGGGGAGGTTATATGGGAGAAGGATCAAAAACAGTATTGCCATCAAAAGCAAGTGCAAAAATTTCGATGCGATTAGTGCCGAATCAGAGTTCAGAAAAAATAGCGGCATTATTTGAAAAGCATATTAAAAAAATTACCCCGCCGTATGTGCATGTAAAAGTAATTTCTCATCATGGTGGCGAACCTGTTGTGGTGCCTTTAGATTTTCCACCGATGAAGGCAGCGATGCAGGCAATGGAAAAAACATTTGGAATAACACCGATACCAACAAGAGAAGGTGGCAGTATTCCAATTGTGAAATTGTTTGAAGATGTACTTGGCGCAAAATCTATTTTAATGGGCTTTGGATTAAACAGCGATGCCATCCATTCACCCAATGAAAATTATGGGCTATTCAATTACTATAAAGGCATAGAAACTATTCCGTGGTTCTTTCATTATTATGCAGGGAAGAATTAA
- a CDS encoding pyridoxal-phosphate dependent enzyme produces the protein MQLQTDKIVYKDFPIDILRLDLIGDKLQGNKYFKLKYNIAEDKNQKLDTLLTFGGAFSNHIYATAAAGKEHDIKTIGIIRGEDNPNNPTLQFAKSMGMQLEFINREAYQHRATPAFETTLKNKFGNFYLLPEGGTNDLAIQGCAEILSGLKNKYDRIFLPVGTGGTIAGIISTQELKTHVTGISVLRGDDTLTKAIKGLAKSPNADITWDVNFNFHYGGYAKFSSKLIEFIRKFYKEYNIMLDPIYTGKMMGGIFFMIDHDKIEPGKKILAIHTGGLQGIDGWEYRFEKIIKA, from the coding sequence ATGCAATTACAAACAGACAAAATAGTTTATAAAGATTTTCCAATTGATATTTTGCGATTGGATTTAATTGGTGATAAACTGCAAGGCAATAAGTATTTTAAATTGAAATATAATATTGCCGAAGACAAAAATCAAAAGTTAGATACACTGCTCACATTCGGTGGTGCATTCTCAAATCATATTTATGCAACTGCTGCCGCCGGCAAAGAACACGATATAAAAACGATTGGAATAATTCGTGGCGAAGACAATCCAAATAATCCCACATTACAATTTGCAAAAAGTATGGGTATGCAATTGGAATTTATTAATAGAGAAGCATATCAACATAGAGCAACTCCTGCATTTGAAACTACATTGAAAAATAAATTCGGCAACTTTTATTTATTGCCGGAAGGTGGCACAAATGATTTGGCAATTCAAGGTTGTGCAGAAATTTTATCCGGCCTAAAAAATAAGTATGATCGCATTTTTCTACCAGTAGGTACTGGTGGAACTATTGCAGGAATTATTTCAACACAGGAATTAAAAACGCATGTAACCGGCATTTCTGTTTTGCGTGGAGATGATACATTGACAAAAGCAATTAAAGGGTTAGCTAAATCACCCAATGCAGATATTACCTGGGATGTGAATTTTAATTTTCATTATGGTGGATATGCAAAATTCAGTTCGAAGCTGATTGAATTTATCCGAAAATTTTATAAAGAATATAATATCATGTTGGATCCTATTTATACGGGTAAAATGATGGGTGGTATTTTCTTTATGATTGATCATGATAAAATAGAACCGGGTAAAAAAATTCTTGCAATACATACCGGAGGTTTGCAGGGAATTGATGGATGGGAATATCGTTTTGAAAAAATTATAAAAGCATAA
- the lpxB gene encoding lipid-A-disaccharide synthase → MKYYIIAGEASGDLHASHLVKEMIAANHNIEFRGFGGDKMKAAGVTIAKHYKEMAFMGFTEVIMHLRTILKNINLCKKDIEEYAPDAIILVDYPGFNFRIAPFAKAHGIKVIWYISPQLWAWNSGRVEKIKASVDLLLVILPFEEAFYEQHNFKAHYVGHPLTDHLISRIRDPLFFRVLNIPEQPAIAVLPGSRKQEIKRNLDIMLSVASDFRECQFIVACAPGIEKSFYDKFRKEQNINYVYNKTYDLLQNSVAALVTSGTATLETALLQVPQLVCYKGSLISYVIAKRLIHVKYISLVNLILGKEAVPELIQFRFSKKYLIPALDRLLYNNDYRMQMIEDYISLRELLGEEGASERAAEKILTFMSS, encoded by the coding sequence TTGAAATATTATATCATAGCAGGAGAAGCTTCCGGTGATTTGCATGCATCGCATCTTGTAAAAGAAATGATTGCTGCAAATCATAACATTGAATTTCGTGGATTTGGTGGCGACAAAATGAAAGCAGCAGGTGTAACAATTGCAAAGCATTATAAAGAAATGGCCTTCATGGGTTTCACCGAAGTGATAATGCATCTGCGCACTATTTTAAAAAATATAAATCTGTGTAAAAAAGATATTGAGGAGTATGCACCCGATGCAATAATTCTTGTTGATTATCCCGGTTTTAATTTTCGTATAGCACCTTTTGCGAAAGCACATGGTATAAAAGTTATTTGGTATATCTCTCCGCAATTGTGGGCATGGAACAGTGGCAGAGTTGAAAAAATAAAAGCAAGTGTAGATTTACTTTTAGTAATTCTCCCCTTCGAAGAAGCCTTTTATGAGCAACATAATTTCAAAGCACATTATGTCGGTCATCCACTCACCGATCATTTAATTTCTCGTATTCGGGATCCATTATTTTTCAGAGTATTAAATATTCCGGAACAACCTGCAATTGCAGTATTACCCGGAAGCAGAAAACAAGAAATAAAACGCAATCTGGATATCATGCTGAGCGTAGCATCCGATTTTCGTGAGTGTCAATTTATTGTTGCATGTGCGCCGGGAATTGAAAAAAGTTTTTATGATAAATTCCGCAAGGAGCAAAACATTAACTACGTTTATAATAAAACTTACGATCTGTTACAAAACTCTGTTGCCGCATTGGTCACATCTGGTACTGCAACTTTAGAAACTGCATTATTGCAAGTGCCACAATTAGTGTGTTATAAAGGCAGTTTAATTTCTTATGTAATTGCAAAACGACTTATACATGTGAAATATATTTCGTTAGTGAATTTAATATTGGGAAAAGAAGCAGTGCCCGAATTAATTCAATTTCGTTTTTCAAAAAAATATTTAATTCCCGCTCTCGACAGATTATTATACAACAATGATTATCGCATGCAAATGATTGAAGATTATATTAGTCTGCGTGAATTATTAGGTGAAGAGGGTGCCTCTGAAAGAGCAGCCGAAAAAATTCTCACCTTTATGTCTTCCTGA
- the surE gene encoding 5'/3'-nucleotidase SurE, with protein MDTKKPTILITNDDGFTAPGISALVEAMMELGNVIVLAPDKPQSGMGHAITINDPLRLKKLDFFGEVEAYSCSGTPVDCVKIAKDKILHHKPDLCVSGINHGSNSSINIIYSGTMSAALEASIEGIPAIGFSLLDYSHSADFSAAKKYAYTIAKQVLEFGLPDNVLLNVNIPALPFEEIAGMRICRQAVAKWEEEYDERLDPTGKKYYWLTGKFVNYDKGDDTDEWALANNYVSIVPVQFDLTAHHAIAFFNKHWNVGELLEKTSGDTTKNLG; from the coding sequence ATGGATACGAAGAAACCAACAATACTAATTACCAATGATGATGGATTTACAGCTCCCGGAATTTCTGCATTGGTAGAAGCCATGATGGAATTGGGAAATGTGATTGTGTTAGCACCGGATAAACCACAATCGGGAATGGGACATGCAATCACTATTAATGATCCCTTGCGATTAAAAAAATTAGATTTTTTTGGTGAAGTGGAAGCATATTCCTGTTCAGGAACTCCGGTGGATTGTGTGAAAATTGCGAAGGATAAAATTTTACATCATAAACCTGACCTCTGTGTTTCTGGAATTAATCACGGTTCTAATTCTTCTATTAATATTATTTATTCAGGTACGATGTCCGCAGCTTTAGAAGCTTCGATTGAAGGAATTCCCGCTATTGGTTTTTCATTGTTGGATTATAGCCATAGTGCGGATTTTTCTGCTGCAAAAAAATATGCATACACCATTGCAAAACAAGTATTAGAATTTGGATTACCTGATAATGTATTATTAAATGTAAATATTCCTGCATTGCCATTTGAAGAAATTGCAGGCATGAGAATTTGCAGACAAGCTGTTGCAAAATGGGAAGAAGAATATGATGAACGATTGGATCCAACAGGTAAAAAATATTATTGGTTAACAGGTAAGTTTGTTAATTACGATAAAGGTGATGATACGGATGAATGGGCATTGGCAAATAATTATGTTTCTATAGTTCCGGTTCAATTTGATTTAACAGCCCATCATGCAATTGCATTTTTTAATAAGCATTGGAATGTAGGAGAGTTATTAGAAAAAACTTCTGGCGACACAACAAAAAATTTAGGGTAA
- a CDS encoding PD40 domain-containing protein has protein sequence MSKKTNVFILFLLIQVAAFSQKDFNKYANKLFDAGAYNEAAPMYLSMLQQAYDYENNFKLAVCLKNLNRVNEAEYWYGVLAEQRSGDADILYNYAQLLKLNGKYKSAKEWFLEYAQFNEDGYYLAGTCDYAMGITEKLSAWAIDTLSINTSGSETAPAYYRSGIIFASTGVSTGDKKQKINHASGLPFYNLYYAAQGSDNSLRNPTELDGVNTDMHEASAFFDSNSSTLFFTRNNYYKGRQLKGKDDAVHLQIFTTLFADGKFQKAKPFQFSSKEYSIGQPCLSPDGNILIFTSDMPGGFGGTDLYYTERLEEGWSLPINMGAVINSKGNEMFPFITDEGKLYFSSDWHPGLGGYDIFISERNAGNWTKPQNLGTPVNSSRDDMAFIIHNGVGYFSSNRPGGKGSDDIYRCIQLQEIEALHIQNSKLQDVIGAQVTLYAGDRIDMNGYTNVLGMFPVALQENTEYSLTIEKEGYLETNLQHVEQFQSNNGILPVHLQELFDEEQNENIIIEETPEQNLISDETEEIIPEEKINVNESSAIPNAENTAEIISATSFATDNSAAKQTTETAIPEITSTPPPIIATVPVLPAEDVIIYEVQLGVFRTPDYSKIDSFKKFGEVTSINKDDGTTRVSITKIITLDDAQALQKEAIEKGYAGAYIITYKNGVRIN, from the coding sequence ATGAGCAAAAAAACCAATGTATTTATTTTATTTCTGTTGATTCAGGTTGCGGCCTTTTCACAAAAGGATTTTAATAAGTATGCAAACAAATTATTTGATGCAGGTGCATACAATGAAGCTGCACCCATGTATCTTTCTATGTTGCAGCAGGCATATGATTATGAGAATAATTTCAAACTTGCTGTGTGTTTAAAAAATTTAAATCGGGTAAATGAAGCGGAATATTGGTATGGTGTTTTAGCGGAACAAAGATCAGGTGATGCTGATATTCTATATAATTATGCACAGTTATTAAAGCTGAATGGAAAATATAAAAGTGCTAAAGAATGGTTTTTAGAATATGCGCAGTTTAATGAGGATGGCTATTATCTTGCCGGCACTTGTGATTATGCAATGGGTATTACAGAAAAATTATCTGCATGGGCAATTGATACACTTTCAATTAATACATCAGGTTCAGAAACAGCACCCGCATATTATCGCAGCGGAATTATATTCGCTTCTACAGGAGTTTCTACGGGTGATAAAAAACAAAAAATAAATCACGCTTCCGGATTGCCATTTTATAATTTATATTATGCAGCACAAGGAAGTGATAATAGTTTACGCAATCCAACGGAATTGGATGGAGTAAATACAGATATGCATGAAGCTTCTGCATTTTTTGATTCAAACAGCAGTACATTATTTTTTACTCGCAACAATTATTATAAAGGCAGACAATTAAAAGGAAAAGATGATGCCGTGCATTTGCAAATATTCACAACGCTTTTTGCAGATGGCAAATTTCAAAAAGCAAAACCATTTCAATTCAGCAGTAAAGAATATTCCATCGGTCAACCATGTTTATCTCCCGATGGAAATATTTTAATTTTTACAAGTGATATGCCGGGTGGATTTGGCGGAACAGATTTATATTACACAGAAAGATTAGAGGAAGGATGGAGCTTGCCAATAAATATGGGAGCAGTAATTAATTCCAAAGGCAACGAAATGTTTCCCTTTATTACTGATGAAGGAAAACTTTATTTTTCAAGTGACTGGCATCCCGGTTTAGGTGGTTACGATATTTTTATTTCTGAACGCAATGCAGGTAATTGGACAAAGCCACAAAATTTAGGTACGCCTGTAAATTCATCTCGTGATGATATGGCTTTTATTATTCATAATGGTGTAGGATATTTTTCAAGCAACAGACCAGGTGGAAAAGGTAGTGATGATATTTATCGCTGTATTCAATTGCAGGAAATTGAAGCATTGCATATTCAAAATTCGAAATTACAAGATGTAATTGGCGCACAAGTTACATTGTATGCTGGTGATAGAATTGATATGAATGGGTATACAAATGTGCTTGGTATGTTTCCTGTTGCTTTGCAAGAAAATACTGAGTATTCTTTAACCATAGAAAAGGAAGGATATCTTGAAACGAATTTGCAGCATGTAGAGCAATTTCAAAGTAACAATGGAATATTACCTGTGCATCTGCAGGAATTATTTGATGAAGAACAAAATGAAAATATTATTATTGAAGAAACTCCTGAACAAAATTTAATAAGCGATGAAACAGAAGAAATTATTCCGGAGGAAAAAATAAATGTAAATGAATCTTCTGCAATTCCCAATGCAGAAAATACTGCTGAAATAATTTCTGCAACTTCATTTGCCACAGATAATTCTGCTGCTAAACAAACCACTGAAACAGCTATACCAGAAATTACTTCTACTCCCCCTCCTATTATTGCAACAGTGCCAGTGCTACCTGCTGAAGATGTAATTATTTATGAAGTGCAATTAGGTGTATTCCGAACTCCGGATTATTCCAAAATAGATTCCTTTAAAAAATTTGGTGAAGTAACGAGTATAAACAAAGATGATGGCACTACAAGGGTTTCAATTACCAAAATAATTACACTGGATGATGCACAAGCATTACAGAAAGAAGCCATTGAAAAAGGTTATGCAGGTGCATATATTATTACCTATAAAAATGGAGTAAGAATTAATTAA
- a CDS encoding PorP/SprF family type IX secretion system membrane protein — translation MQKKITYQFLLLSIFQCIAAISISQNLPTYEQYHFNQLVINPAYAGSNGTLDVQAFIHTQWTEMDGAPQTESLSASTVVGDGRHGIGISFVHDNVGVSDKIQLKADYAFRMYMGKGVLAIGISAIANYTNWNYAELDAFQDGDPAFTDVPETSLTPNSGFGIWYSNPIMFTGLSIPVLVENEDLAVIPNADETINVYDATRHYFYTLGFLIPISENFKLKPYTLAKYSFGSPVQIDGSLSMIFYDFLWVGGSYRTDKSITLMAEYFLKKNNTLRSNTFGFGYAYNFRNDNTSALFGATHEVFISFNLDTHITKFVNPRFF, via the coding sequence ATGCAGAAAAAAATTACATATCAATTTTTATTGCTCAGTATTTTTCAATGCATAGCAGCTATTTCTATTTCACAAAATCTGCCTACGTACGAGCAATATCATTTTAATCAGTTGGTAATAAATCCTGCGTATGCGGGAAGCAATGGAACATTAGATGTGCAGGCATTTATTCATACACAATGGACAGAAATGGATGGTGCTCCACAAACAGAATCATTAAGTGCTTCCACAGTTGTTGGCGATGGAAGACATGGTATCGGAATTTCTTTTGTGCATGATAATGTAGGTGTAAGTGATAAAATACAATTAAAAGCAGATTATGCTTTCCGCATGTATATGGGTAAGGGTGTGCTCGCTATTGGAATTAGTGCAATTGCAAATTATACCAATTGGAATTATGCAGAATTAGATGCATTTCAAGATGGTGATCCTGCATTTACCGATGTGCCTGAAACTTCACTCACACCTAATTCCGGTTTTGGTATTTGGTATAGCAATCCGATTATGTTTACCGGTTTATCAATTCCTGTTTTAGTGGAGAATGAAGATTTAGCTGTAATACCAAATGCAGATGAAACAATTAATGTGTATGATGCTACCCGACATTATTTTTATACACTCGGATTTTTAATTCCTATCAGTGAAAACTTTAAATTAAAACCATACACACTTGCAAAATATAGCTTTGGCAGTCCCGTTCAGATTGACGGAAGTTTAAGCATGATTTTTTATGATTTTTTATGGGTGGGTGGAAGTTATCGCACAGATAAAAGTATTACACTGATGGCAGAGTATTTTTTGAAAAAGAATAATACGTTACGCAGTAATACTTTCGGATTTGGTTATGCATATAACTTTAGAAATGATAATACCTCCGCTTTATTTGGAGCCACACACGAAGTATTTATTTCTTTTAACTTAGATACTCACATCACCAAATTTGTTAATCCCAGATTTTTCTGA
- a CDS encoding gliding motility-associated C-terminal domain-containing protein, which produces MNNYFKIFLIAIIIAVLPSLTFGQMVAVDDLPFTNEEVPKMLNVVANDINGGGGILTVTLLSTTVNGTLDLIEADEILYTPFLNFFGTDTFSYKVCNGAEPSPECDKGFVLISVFPIADYPVAVNDSYTIAALTNGNFYVLENDINVDAEVLEATIIEAPLHGVATITGDENIITYTPASSFAGQDTLQYSACKSGSTIYCDTAFVFINVTTTNFNAPVAVNDFYTTTLFQTKTYSPLLNDTDADGDALQLQSIFYTSFSGTVSQSGNTIIYSTSIKANDTLQYIVCDINAPSLCDTGQIIFQVINLNVPDSFSPNGDGINDKLVIDGLEDYPQFIFAVYNRWGDVVFETKDPTMYWDGTSNILASYLPSGQMAEGTYYFTLNPGSDFETLKGYIVLKR; this is translated from the coding sequence TTGAATAATTATTTCAAAATATTTTTAATTGCAATAATTATTGCGGTGCTTCCATCTTTGACCTTTGGTCAAATGGTAGCAGTGGATGATTTACCTTTTACAAATGAAGAGGTTCCTAAAATGTTGAATGTGGTTGCAAATGACATTAATGGTGGCGGTGGAATTCTTACCGTTACTCTTTTGTCAACAACAGTAAATGGCACTTTGGATTTGATAGAAGCAGATGAAATTTTATATACACCTTTTTTAAATTTTTTCGGTACAGATACTTTTAGTTACAAAGTTTGTAATGGAGCAGAACCATCTCCTGAATGCGATAAAGGTTTTGTTTTAATCAGTGTTTTTCCTATTGCTGATTATCCGGTTGCAGTAAATGATAGTTATACAATTGCGGCACTCACTAATGGTAATTTTTATGTGTTGGAAAATGATATCAATGTGGATGCAGAAGTATTGGAAGCAACTATAATTGAAGCACCATTACATGGCGTTGCAACAATTACAGGTGATGAGAATATTATTACATACACGCCAGCTTCATCATTTGCAGGACAAGATACTTTACAATATTCTGCTTGCAAATCCGGTTCAACTATTTATTGCGATACTGCATTTGTATTTATCAATGTTACTACTACCAATTTCAATGCGCCTGTTGCAGTGAATGATTTTTATACCACTACTTTATTTCAAACTAAAACATATTCACCTCTGCTGAATGATACGGATGCTGATGGTGATGCTTTACAATTACAATCTATTTTTTACACAAGCTTTTCCGGCACTGTTTCGCAATCAGGAAATACAATTATTTATTCCACATCCATAAAAGCAAATGATACTTTGCAGTATATAGTTTGCGATATAAATGCTCCTTCACTTTGCGATACAGGTCAAATAATTTTTCAGGTAATTAATTTAAATGTACCCGATTCATTTTCTCCCAATGGTGATGGCATCAACGATAAATTAGTGATTGATGGATTGGAAGATTATCCTCAATTTATATTTGCAGTTTATAATCGTTGGGGAGATGTAGTGTTTGAAACAAAAGATCCGACAATGTATTGGGACGGCACCTCAAATATTTTGGCTTCTTATCTTCCTTCAGGTCAGATGGCGGAAGGCACTTATTATTTTACATTGAATCCGGGAAGTGATTTTGAAACACTCAAAGGATATATAGTTTTAAAAAGATAA
- the pruA gene encoding L-glutamate gamma-semialdehyde dehydrogenase, which produces MSNAFFKVPQVINEPVKSYAPGSTERKLLKEEIKRLKAIQMDIPMLINGKEVRTDKTVSIHPPHELSHKLGVFHKGNASHITDAINAALSAKEQWENTPWEHRASIFLKAADLLAGPYRYKMNAATMLCQSKNPFQAEIDSACELIDFWRWNAQYMTQIYSEQPESAPGMWNRMEHRALEGFVFALTPFNFTSIGGNLPTAPAMMGNVVVWKPSNTQIYSAWVIMEILREAGLPDGVINLVYVSGVEAGDVIFNHRDFAGIHFTGSTEVFRTIWKTIGNNISKYKSYPRIVGETGGKDFVVAHKSADAKALATALVRGAFEFQGQKCSAASRAYIPSNLWEEVKGYMIADLKDMKMGVIDDFSNFINAVIDEKAFDSIAEYITKAKADGQEIIAGGNFDKSKGYFIEPTVIVAKDASYRTMCEEIFGPVLTIYVYDPEKWLETLKIVDNTSPYALTGAIFSQDRYAIHEGMHALRNASGNFYINDKPTGAVVGQQPFGGARASGTNDKAGSILNLLRWVSPRAIKETFVPPTDYHYPFLQND; this is translated from the coding sequence ATGAGTAACGCATTTTTTAAAGTCCCACAGGTAATTAATGAACCGGTGAAAAGTTATGCTCCGGGAAGTACTGAACGCAAATTATTGAAGGAAGAAATAAAAAGATTGAAGGCGATACAAATGGATATCCCGATGTTAATTAACGGGAAAGAAGTGCGCACAGATAAAACGGTTTCAATACATCCACCGCATGAGTTATCGCATAAATTAGGTGTATTTCATAAGGGAAATGCTTCGCATATAACTGATGCAATTAATGCAGCACTTTCCGCAAAAGAACAATGGGAAAATACCCCCTGGGAACATCGTGCTTCTATATTTTTAAAAGCTGCTGATTTATTGGCCGGACCGTATCGCTATAAGATGAATGCGGCAACGATGTTATGTCAAAGTAAAAATCCGTTTCAAGCGGAAATTGACAGTGCTTGTGAGTTGATAGATTTCTGGAGATGGAATGCGCAATACATGACGCAAATATATTCTGAACAACCGGAAAGTGCGCCGGGTATGTGGAACAGAATGGAACATCGTGCATTGGAAGGTTTTGTATTTGCACTTACTCCTTTCAACTTCACTTCTATTGGTGGTAATTTGCCAACTGCTCCTGCGATGATGGGAAATGTAGTGGTATGGAAACCATCGAATACACAAATTTATTCTGCATGGGTTATCATGGAAATTTTGCGTGAAGCGGGATTACCTGATGGTGTAATTAATCTTGTGTATGTAAGTGGTGTGGAAGCGGGTGATGTAATTTTTAATCATCGTGATTTTGCGGGAATACATTTCACAGGTTCTACTGAAGTATTCCGCACAATATGGAAAACAATCGGCAACAATATTTCAAAATATAAATCCTATCCACGCATTGTTGGTGAAACCGGCGGAAAAGATTTTGTGGTTGCACATAAATCCGCAGATGCAAAAGCATTGGCAACAGCATTAGTGAGAGGTGCATTTGAATTTCAGGGACAGAAATGTTCTGCTGCAAGTCGGGCATATATTCCATCAAATTTATGGGAAGAAGTGAAAGGTTATATGATTGCTGATTTGAAAGATATGAAGATGGGAGTGATTGATGATTTCAGCAATTTTATAAATGCAGTGATTGATGAAAAAGCTTTTGATAGTATTGCGGAATACATTACAAAAGCAAAAGCAGATGGTCAGGAAATAATCGCAGGTGGAAATTTCGATAAGTCGAAAGGATATTTTATTGAACCAACGGTTATCGTTGCAAAAGATGCTTCTTACAGAACAATGTGTGAAGAAATTTTCGGACCGGTGCTTACTATTTATGTTTATGATCCTGAAAAATGGTTAGAGACATTAAAGATTGTTGACAATACTTCGCCTTATGCATTAACAGGTGCTATATTTTCACAAGACAGATATGCAATTCATGAAGGTATGCATGCACTGCGCAATGCATCAGGTAATTTTTATATTAATGATAAACCCACTGGTGCTGTTGTTGGTCAACAACCGTTTGGTGGTGCAAGAGCTTCCGGAACAAATGATAAGGCCGGCAGTATTTTAAATTTATTGCGTTGGGTATCACCGAGAGCTATTAAAGAAACATTTGTTCCACCAACAGATTATCATTATCCATTTTTACAAAATGATTAA
- a CDS encoding alpha/beta hydrolase has protein sequence MRKTILIFLIILCGCNLYAQPQTLSTKPLVIGEIRTIKSEVLNEDRILNIYLPGNYDTAKAYPVIYLLDGTINEDFLHIVGLVQFFNLQFQMPDIIIVGIANVDRKRDFTFHTDLEDLQKDFPTTGHSDVFIKFIEEELQPFISNTYKTDGIKYIIGQSLAGLLASEILLKKPDLFTHYIIVSPSLWWDNESMLENANALLENQSENKLYVYIAVGTGEEKIMIRDASGLKKALEKSGNKNLTIEYNLMANENHATILHNAIYDALLNLYPYKE, from the coding sequence ATGAGAAAAACAATTTTGATATTCTTAATCATATTGTGTGGATGCAATCTGTATGCACAACCACAAACGCTTTCTACCAAACCTTTGGTTATTGGAGAAATTAGAACCATTAAGTCTGAGGTGTTAAATGAAGACAGAATTTTAAATATTTATCTTCCCGGAAACTATGATACTGCCAAAGCTTATCCGGTTATATATTTATTAGATGGCACCATCAATGAAGATTTTTTACATATTGTTGGACTAGTTCAGTTTTTTAATCTGCAATTTCAAATGCCGGATATTATTATTGTCGGTATTGCAAATGTGGACAGAAAAAGAGATTTTACTTTTCATACGGATTTAGAAGATTTGCAAAAGGATTTCCCGACTACAGGTCACTCTGATGTATTTATTAAATTTATTGAAGAGGAGTTGCAGCCGTTTATTTCAAATACATATAAAACCGATGGTATAAAATATATTATTGGCCAATCATTAGCTGGATTGCTTGCATCTGAAATTTTATTAAAGAAACCTGATCTGTTTACGCATTATATAATTGTGAGTCCAAGTTTATGGTGGGATAATGAAAGTATGCTGGAGAATGCAAATGCACTTTTAGAAAATCAAAGTGAGAATAAACTGTATGTGTATATAGCAGTCGGAACAGGTGAGGAAAAAATAATGATTCGTGATGCTTCCGGATTAAAGAAAGCTTTAGAAAAATCCGGCAATAAAAATTTAACTATTGAATACAATCTCATGGCCAATGAAAATCATGCGACTATTCTGCATAATGCTATTTATGATGCATTGTTAAATTTATATCCATATAAGGAATAA